The DNA window TGAGGTAGGACCGGACCCGGCCGAGGTCGGCCGGGCACGCCGGTGGGCCCGGTCGCGGCTGGCGGGGTCGGGCATAGGGGATGACGAACCGCTCGCGGAGACGCTGATCCTGCTGATCTCAGAGCTGGTCACGAACGCGGTCGTGCACACGGGCTGTCCGGCGGTGCTGCGGATGCTGTTCGGGGGGCCGGGGGTGCGGGTCGAGGTCGCGGACGCGAGCGACCGGGCGCCGGCGCGCCGGCAGGCGGGCGGCGAGGACACCAACGGGCGCGGCCTGGAACTGGTCGACGGCCTCGCGGACCGCTGGGGCTGGCAGCGCGAGGGGGCGGGCAAGCGGATCTGGTGCGAGATCGACCGCGCGGAGAAATCGACGTCG is part of the Streptomyces subrutilus genome and encodes:
- a CDS encoding ATP-binding protein translates to MQVLQVQLEVGPDPAEVGRARRWARSRLAGSGIGDDEPLAETLILLISELVTNAVVHTGCPAVLRMLFGGPGVRVEVADASDRAPARRQAGGEDTNGRGLELVDGLADRWGWQREGAGKRIWCEIDRAEKSTSDGATDGPPEIHPSMREPRVYL